The following proteins are encoded in a genomic region of Notolabrus celidotus isolate fNotCel1 chromosome 19, fNotCel1.pri, whole genome shotgun sequence:
- the tbc1d10ab gene encoding TBC1 domain family member 10A has protein sequence MAKPEQGNGLEMQDSNEKLTDNGNGSMFGTDQEVNGNAIQVEAQVDKYGFTGGAQQSSREIVEEIPTDVLRQRESKWLEMLNNWDKWMAKKHRKVKERCQKGIPPSLRGRAWLYLTGGKVRREQNQGHFQELDDQPGDPKWIDIIERDLHRQFPFHEMFAARGGHGQQDLLRVLKAYTLHRPEEGYCQAQAPIAAVLLMHMPAEDAFWVLVQICEKYLPGYYSTGLEAIQLDGEILYALLRRVSPVAHRHLKKHKLEPILYMTEWFMCAFSRTLPWATVLRVWDMFLCEGVKIVFRVGLVLLKSMLGSQEKLKTCQGLYETMEMLRSIQPQYMHEGYLVHEVIELEVSEKDIEKEHHAQLKRWKESRGDLHCTSPPRMHGAKAIMTADPPSRQDLRQRPTIIVESPLASQTDSARVEGTTDTRKSKEEKEKKTILPSPETVNPYLPPGDPSPLLNHVTAAQGSKESLSSAEHDTYL, from the exons ATGGCAAAACCCGAGCAGGGCAATGGACTCGAAATGCAGGACAGCAATGAGAAGCTGACAGATAATGGAAATGGGAGCATGTTTGGGACCGACCAGGAGGTGAACGGGAATGCCATCCAGGTGGAGGCTCAGGTGGACAAGTACGGCTTCACAGGAGGAGCCCAGCAGTCCTCCAGAGAAAT tgttgaagaaatCCCCACTGATGTGCTGAGGCAGCGAGAGTCAAAATGGCTGGAGATGCTCAACAACTGGGACAAGTGGATGgccaaaaaacacagaaag GTAAAAGAGCGCTGTCAGAAGGGAATCCCCCCGTCCCTGCGTGGACGGGCCTGGCTCTACCTCACCGGGGGGAAAGTAAGAAGGGAGCAGAACCAGGGCCACTTCCAG GAACTTGACGATCAGCCTGGGGATCCTAAATGGATAGATATCATAGAGAGAGACCTCCATCGACAGTTCCCCTTCCATGAAATGTTTGCAGCCAGAGGAGGTCATGG GCAGCAGGACCTGCTCCGCGTGCTGAAGGCATACACTCTGCATCGTCCTGAGGAGGGTTACTGTCAGGCTCAGGCTCCCATTGCTGCTGTGCTCCTGATGCATATGCCAGCAGAG GATGCATTCTGGGTGCTGGTACAGATATGTGAGAAATACCTGCCTGGATACTACAGCACAGGCCTG GAGGCGATCCAACTGGATGGGGAGATCCTATACGCTCTGCTGCGGCGGGTATCCCCTGTGGCCCACCGTCACCTGAAGAAGCACAAGCTGGAGCCCATCCTGTATATGACCGAGTGGTTCATGTGCGCCTTCTCTCGGACTCTGCCTTGGGCCACGGTGCTGCGTGTGTGGGACATGTTCCTCTGTGAGG GAGTAAAGATCGTTTTCAGAGTCGGCTTGGTTCTCCTCAAGTCCATGTTGGGATCCCAAGAGAAATTAAAAACCTGTCAAGGTCTTTATGAAACAATGGAGATGCTCCGATCCATACAGCCACAGTACATGCACGAAGGCTACCTGGTGCACGAG GTTATTGAGTTAGAGGTGTCTGAGAAAGACATTGAGAAGGAGCACCACGCTCAGCTGAAGCGCTGGAAGGAGTCACGCGGAGATCTCCACTGCACGTCCCCTCCCAGGATGCACGGCGCAAAGGCCATCATGACTGCTGACCCACCTAGCAGACAGGACCTGCGGCAGAGGCCCACTATCATAGTGGAGTCTCCCCTTGCATCTCAAACGGACAGTGCGAGAGTGGAAGGCACCACAGACACAAGAAAGtctaaagaggaaaaagagaagaaaacaatccTCCCGTCACCAGAGACAGTTAATCCTTACCTCCCTCCAGGTGACCCCTCGCCTCTCCTCAATCACGTGACCGCCGCACAAGGGTCCAAAGAGAGTCTGAGCAGTGCAGAGCATGACACTTACCTGTAG